In the genome of Mixta calida, the window TTTAAAGAGGTTGTCGAGGTCACGCCGGGCGCGTGTAGGTGGATATGCAAGGATTTTTACTTTCAGCCTGCCGGCCAGTTGGTATTGCTGATTTGCTTCGGTGACTTGCTGCGTTACTGCTGCGGTGTATTCCCTTCCCTTTTTGCTCTTTATCTTTCGCCCGCGGAATACTGAGAAGAGGTGATTATTTCCGGGCGGCCATGGAAGCGTCAGCCTGTATTCATTCATCGCTTCACCTTTCCTTCCCGCAGTAATGCATCCT includes:
- a CDS encoding RusA family crossover junction endodeoxyribonuclease codes for the protein MNEYRLTLPWPPGNNHLFSVFRGRKIKSKKGREYTAAVTQQVTEANQQYQLAGRLKVKILAYPPTRARRDLDNLFKAPLDSLTHAGVIADDSLIDDVRMVRCEVVKGGRLEVVITELEEA